The DNA sequence GCGAGATGCTGGTGTAGATTCCATGCCAGGAACAGCAGCTGAAATTTTAGACGATGAAGTCAGGCGTATCCTGTGTCCAGAAAAAATTGACACAGCAACCTGGTTAGAAATTGTGGGTACGGCTCATAAATTAGGTTTGTATACCACCAGCACAATGCTATCGGGGCATATAGAGACACCAGAACAACAAATTAGACACTTAGAAAAATTGCGATCGCTTCAACAAACTGCTATCAATCAAGAATATCCAGCCCGGATTACTGAGTTTATTTTGTTACCCTTTGTTGGACAAGAAGCGCCTAAGCCATTACGTCGTCGTGTTGGGCGTGATCAGCCTGTGTTAGCTGATGCACTCTTACTCACTGCTGTCGCAAGAATTTACTTAGGAAACTGGATTGTCAATCATCAACCAAGTTGGGTAAAACTGGGACTTGTGGGTGCGACTGAAGCCTTAAATTGGGGCTGTAACGATATCGGTGGTACATTAATGGAAGAACATATCACCACCATGGCGGGCGCAATTGGTGGTACATGCATGGAAGTTGAAACCTTACAAGCAGCGATCGCTTCCTTAGGAAGACCCTATCAGCAACGGGATACTCTTTATCAGAAAATTATTGGTTGATAGTTGATATATTATTCTCCCAATACTCCTGTTGGTAAGAAGTCTGTTGCATAGCGCTTCGGAGCTTGCACTCAGGAGTATGTCACTAAAAAACCTCAGATTTTTAACTGAGGTTTTTTCCAGATTTACATCATATTCAGTTTATTAGTGAAAATCCGATGTATCAGCTTCTAGGAATTGCAAAGACTTTTCAAGCTCCATTCGCTGCTCGGCATTACGTAAAAAGTAACCATTCATCATTGCAGAAGCCAAAAGTCTTCCCAGATTATCCCGATTGGTGGTAATCAACACATTAAAGTTTTCTGAGGGTAAACTACCCAACATACTTATAATTGTGTGTTCTATTGCTTGCAATACTTCTGGTGAATTTGGCTTAGATAGTTGAGTAACTATTTCTGGACTCATGGATTTGACGTATTGCCAAAGTAAGTTACTGCTTAAAACCTCATTACCAAAGGATTCTGGGTTGTGATTGGACAGATTGTTCACGGTTCTATAGATACGCTTTTACACAACTCTTATTAAGAAATTTACCAACTTTTTTACTTAAGAATAGTGAGCTTAACCGAACTAAAAAATGACGGTTTATTCTACAAATTCAGATAGTGTGAATAAACACAATTATGAAGGTTATTGATTATTAGCTATTTTTTATTCACTTTCACCAATAACCTGCAATCCAATACTTAGAAACCTAAAATTCCGTAATAGCCACT is a window from the Chlorogloeopsis sp. ULAP01 genome containing:
- the cofH gene encoding 7,8-didemethyl-8-hydroxy-5-deazariboflavin synthase subunit CofH, with amino-acid sequence MIDTTVDAILDRVLLGYNLSPEEGVVLLRQTDQKAIAAIRATADRLRQSQVGETVTYVINRNINFTNICEQHCSFCAFRRDEGEEGAYWLDWMQIFEKTKDAQQRSATEICMQGGLNPQAKINGRSLSYYLKLIETIKQEFPHLHLHAFSPQEVQFIARTDGLTYAEVIAALRDAGVDSMPGTAAEILDDEVRRILCPEKIDTATWLEIVGTAHKLGLYTTSTMLSGHIETPEQQIRHLEKLRSLQQTAINQEYPARITEFILLPFVGQEAPKPLRRRVGRDQPVLADALLLTAVARIYLGNWIVNHQPSWVKLGLVGATEALNWGCNDIGGTLMEEHITTMAGAIGGTCMEVETLQAAIASLGRPYQQRDTLYQKIIG
- a CDS encoding DUF760 domain-containing protein, whose amino-acid sequence is MNNLSNHNPESFGNEVLSSNLLWQYVKSMSPEIVTQLSKPNSPEVLQAIEHTIISMLGSLPSENFNVLITTNRDNLGRLLASAMMNGYFLRNAEQRMELEKSLQFLEADTSDFH